A part of Maniola hyperantus chromosome 14, iAphHyp1.2, whole genome shotgun sequence genomic DNA contains:
- the LOC117988166 gene encoding xylose isomerase-like, whose amino-acid sequence MSYAQPGKRQKVREAKTAENVDYFQGIDKIEYNNMASATDTTNFRYYNSTERVHSRNMEDWLKYSVSLTEFRNNGSDSQGRPTLNRSWDDNSHTLDNYKRYIKAFYDFCTKLGIKYWTAFDTDLVPPTDNWEENKTNWDDIVECVNELNQRCQVKLLWIAPDLHSHPRYASGAFTSNEATTFVQAATQIKKCLEVSQRLNAECFLLWPYREGYDAIFQADVAREIKLFAKLLKITAEYKDRLNYRCQLLIMPYSGNFGSNYSSYNSVPWRHSSWGDMLNRYMWDLTSCLYFLKCHNLDRFYKVCTPPGHHMYMASVYNMFGGVTITNKFDLSDVKTITLMMKCIVDQGGAPPGGINLKLPSRRDSDLRDLVTMYVKCMDALAKGLRAACSVVTEQVFVKHLQQRYASYYSGFGSRLVSADVTIEECEEFYKKNQLHNEPTCSKPEHYHVVFQRYLDTCEHI is encoded by the exons atgtCGTACGCACAACCTGGGAAGAGGCAAAAAGTGCGGGAAGCGAAAACGGCTGAAAATGTGGATTATTTTCAAG GCATAGACAAGATAGAGTACAACAACATGGCGTCGGCCACAGACACCACTAACTTCCGTTACTACAACAGTACTGAACGAGTGCACTCGCGCAACATGGAGGACTGGCTCAAGTACAGCGTCTCACTCACGGAATTTAGGAACAATG GATCAGATAGCCAAGGGCGACCCACACTCAACCGTTCCTGGGACGACAACTCGCATACATTAGACAATTACAAACGCTACATTAAAGCGTTCTACGACTTCTGTACCAAACTAGGGATAAAGTACTGGACAGCGTTCGATACGGACTTAGTTCCTCCGACAGACAATTGGGAGGAGAACAAGACGAACTGGGATGACATTGTGGAGTGTGTCAATGAGTTGAATCAGAGATGTCAGGTTAAGTTGTTGTGGATTGCGCCGGATTTGCATTCGCATCCAAG ATATGCCTCCGGTGCCTTTACAAGCAACGAAGCAACCACCTTCGTGCAAGCGGCGACACAGATCAAGAAGTGTCTAGAAGTGTCACAACGTCTGAACGCAGAGTGTTTCCTTCTCTGGCCGTACAGAGAGGGATACGACGCCATCTTCCAAGCCGATGTCGCCAGAGAAATTAAACTATTCGCGAAACTATTAAAAATTACTGCTGAATACAAAGATAGACTTAATTATAG ATGTCAGCTGCTGATAATGCCGTACAGCGGTAACTTCGGTTCTAACTACAGTAGTTACAACAGTGTACCCTGGCGACACTCGAGCTGGGGCGACATGCTGAACAGATACATGTGGGACCTGACCAGCTGCCTGTATTTCCTCAAATGCCACAACTTGGACCGGTTCTACAAAGTGTGTACCCCGCCTGGACATCATATGTACATGGCTTCCGT gtACAACATGTTCGGTGGTGTGACAATAACAAACAAGTTTGATCTCTCAGATGTCAAAACCATCACTTTGATGATGAAATGTATCGTCGATCAG GGTGGAGCGCCCCCTGGCGGTATCAACCTAAAACTGCCGTCTCGACGGGACAGCGATCTCCGCGATCTAGTCACTATGTACGTGAAGTGTATGGACGCGTTGGCTAAGGGACTGCGTGCCGCTTGCAGTGTCGTTACTGAGCAGGTTTTCGTGAAACACTTACAG CAACGCTATGCTTCGTACTATAGCGGGTTCGGTTCCCGGCTAGTCAGTGCGGATGTCACGATCGAGGAATGCGAAGAGTTTTACAA AAAAAACCAGCTTCACAACGAACCCACGTGCAGCAAACCCGAACACTATCATGTGGTCTTTCAGAGATATCTCGACACTTGCGAACATATATGA
- the LOC117988488 gene encoding threonylcarbamoyladenosine tRNA methylthiotransferase: MPGAFSEIIDDIEDLISSQDITPKERYASRKNVSVRSKKKDTKDLEPVEKVVLESVVPGTQTIYMKTWGCAHNNSDSEYMAGLLAAQGYKLTEDKWQAQLWLLNSCTVKSPAEDHFKNEIELGQSRGIHVVLAGCVPQGAPRAAYLQGLSVVGVQQIDRIVEIVEETLKGHTVRLFSQKKTDGGKKAGGASLLLPKVRKNPLIEIIPINTGCLNQCTYCKTKHARGELGSYPPEEIVERARQSFKEGVCEIWLTSEDTGTYGRDIGTTLPALLWQLVEVIPEGCRLRLGMTNPPYILEHLAEIAQIMHHPRVYKFLHVPVQSGSDEVLSDMKREYTRADFERVVDYLRFKVPGMTIATDIICGFPTETEANFEDTMSLCKKYKFPSLFINQFFPRPGTPAAKMQRVPGQEVKKRTKQLSDFFRSYEPYGHKIGETQEVLVTDISHDKNYYVAHNQYYEQVLVPKEDTYMGKMLPVQITSATKFSMMGQPIDKPKTPGLAQPLKKGEVSGLTKTESKRTIPVFTRILLVAVVLRLIWAFYYYSCY, from the exons ATGCCAGGCGCTTTTTCCGAAATTATCGACGATATTGAAGATTTAATATCTTCTCAGGATATAACACCTAAAGAGAGATACGCCAGCAGGAAAAATGTTAGCGTACGATCCAAAAAGAAAGATACTAAAGACTTGGAACCCGTGGAAAAAGTGGTTTTGGAGAGTGTTGTACCAG GCACTCAAACAATCTATATGAAAACTTGGGGCTGCGCTCACAACAACTCGGACTCTGAGTACATGGCAGGGCTATTGGCTGCACAGGGCTACAAGTTGACTGAGGACAAGTGGCAAGCTCAGCTGTGGCTACTCAACTCTTGCACTGTGAAGAGTCCAGCAGAGGATCATTTCAA AAATGAAATAGAGCTGGGTCAGAGCCGAGGCATCCACGTGGTTCTAGCAGGCTGTGTGCCGCAGGGCGCGCCCCGTGCTGCTTACTTGCAAGGGCTCAGTGTGGTGGGCGTGCAGCAAATAGACAGGATTGTTGAGATCGTGGAGGAGACATTGAAAG gCCATACAGTCAGATTATTCAGTCAAAAAAAGACAGATGGGGGTAAAAAAGCCGGTGGCGCATCCCTTCTTTTACCCAAAGTACGAAAAAACCCCCTTATAGAGATCATCCCCATTAACACAGGGTGTCTAAACCAATGCACATACTGTAAGACCAAACACGCACGGGGCGAGTTGGGGAGTTATCCACCAGAGGAGATTGTTGAGAGGGCAAGGCAGTCCTTTAAAGAGGGAGTTTGTGAGATATGGCTGACTAGTGAGGATACGG GAACATACGGTCGCGACATAGGCACGACTCTACCGGCACTGCTGTGGCAGCTGGTGGAGGTAATACCGGAAGGTTGCAGGTTACGACTGGGCATGACCAACCCGCCCTACATTCTGGAGCATTTGGCCGAAATCGCCCAAATTATGCACCATCCCAGAGTTTACAA GTTTCTTCACGTGCCGGTGCAGTCGGGCAGCGACGAAGTACTATCCGATATGAAACGAGAATACACTAGAGCTGACTTTGAGAGAGTTGTGGACTATCTTAGATTCAA GGTCCCTGGTATGACGATAGCGACAGACATAATTTGCGGGTTCCCCACAGAGACAGAGGCCAACTTCGAAGATACCATGTCTCTCTGCAAGAAGTATAAATTCCCCTCACTCTTCATCAACCAGTTCTTCCCGCGACCTGGGACTCCTGCCGCTAAGATGCAAAGG GTACCAGGTCAAGAAGTTAAAAAGCGTACAAAACAGCTATCAGATTTCTTCCGCTCGTACGAACCTTACGGCCACAAGATAGGAGAGACGCAGGAAGTGTTGGTGACGGACATCTCGCACGACAAGAACTACTATGTAGCTCACAACCAGTACTACGAGCAAGTGCTGGTGCCCAAGGAGGACACGTACATGGGCAAGATGCTGCCCGTGCAGATCACTAGCGCCACCAAGTTCTCTATGATGGGACAACCTATAG ATAAACCAAAAACGCCAGGGCTGGCACAGCCATTGAAGAAGGGCGAAGTGTCAGGGCTGACCAAAACGGAGTCCAAGAGGACGATACCTGTGTTCACTCGCATCTTACTTGTAGCCGTCGTTCTTCGGTTGATATGGgcgttttattattatagttgttattaa